The nucleotide sequence gaaagaaaaagaaagagagagagagagcgaaagagagagagagagagcgaaagagagagagagagagagagagcgaaagagagagagagagagagagagagagagagagagagagagagagagagagagagagaatatacatacatatataaatataggtagataggtagatagatagatagatagatagatatacagagtgagataaaatagagagaaaagagagagagaagaaagagagagagagagagagagagagagagagagagagagagagagaatatacagcgaaagaatagagagaaagagtgagaaagtgagggagagtgagaaagtgagggagagtgagaaagtgagggagagagagaaagtgagggagagaaagagagagggggagagaaagagagagggggagagaaagaaagagggggagagaaagagagagggagagaaagagagagggggagaaagagagagggagagagagagagagagagagagagagagagagagagagagagagagagagagggaggagagagagagagagagagagagagagagagagagagagagagagagagagagagagagagagagagagagagagagaggggggggggaggagttgtgAGAGATATAAGAAGAGAAAAGTCAAGGGaaacttgatttatttatttcattgccGTTTCTTTCCTTCACATGGCAAGGTAGAGGGGCACCCATTAATAATTCACAGAGGCAAGGTAAGAGAGGAAAGCTTGGCAACTGGttgagatataatttttttttaaatatatatatattgtgggaatTAATTACATGGCCATTTCTGAAAACACAATGCATAATAATGGAATATCCTACTGTTTATTTCAGCATGTGGGCCTCCATTATCTTAGCATCTTTGGTAGCAGTATCCTCGGGGATTCCTCAGtacccgtctcctcctcccccaccgtaCATAGCTCCGGCTCCCGCTTGCGACCCTGTTACTGTCACTGAAACAACTACTGAATATGGAGAAGTCGTGGTAAGtatatttcttcttcatattctttttaaGGTTGAAGGAGGAAAAATGTTGTACCTGTAATAAGTTTTCTCATTAAGTTATAGTTTTCAATTAGGTATTGGATACTTTAACTTTTTTGTTCTAGGAAACTACTGCAGTCCCTGTCTACACTACCAACACTCTTTATGAAACCGAAGTTATCACCCAGTTTGAAACGGTAGTTGAGACCGATTTCGTCACCGAAACGGAGACCATCTACCAAACGGAAACAGAAACTGAAGTCATCCCTACAACTATTGTTGATACTCAGACCACTTACCAGACCGTCTTTGAGACTGAGACAGAACAGACTTATATTACAGAAACTGAAACTTCAGTTCAAAAGCAGTACAAAACTGTCTGCCCAAACAATTCCTATGTTAGTTACTAAATGACCGTACATATTAAAATAGTCATAACCCAAGTTTTCTTTCATTGTTCTGAAAATAGGATCTCCATTGAATTATTAGTTTGGAAATTAagttgatatacttatatatgtatacacatgctgtATCTGTTTAGTTAACTCCAACAAGTATTCACTTAAGTTTATGTATGTGAGAAAGTAAAGCATGTAAAGAATTATTACCATAGAAAATATTATATAAGCATAACTGTCCTGCAGTTATCTTGAGATTTTACCAATGATTATGTGATAAATACTTTGTATATagcttgaaaaaataataaatatttaatgttGATTATATCTCATGAATTAAACAATTCTTTATATACTGTCAATGTGTAAGCTTTTAACATTTTACTGGATTTTCAATCAAAAATATTGCAGTCATCGTggacatctttatatatacataaagttcaAGCTAACACTGCTGAACAAAACCACTGCATGAAAGCATTTAATTAAACATATTACTGAAGGTCTTCATATAGAAATAAAAGTCATATTATGTCATACTTTATTTTTTGAGTTAAATTTCATCATATACAAAGAATAACAGTTTGACTGTTCCATGCTCATTTTAATTATTCCACTGTCAAGAGACCAAACAGAACTCTTAAACATTAACCACTTGAAACTAACAGTATTATTTCTCCCATTAGTAAACATTCCGCTGATACTGTTACTGCAGAGTAATGCCTCTTCATTCCTTAGTTTAGCACACCTGAAATATATTCAGTCTGATACCTTCCCTGTCCTGAAACATTTAACATTCGACTCGTACAGGTACTTTTCCGTTTAATTCTTCCACGAGTGACAAAGTAGTGAGGTTTGATATACACTCTTGGATGTGCTCATGAAACAAATTGAAAGAAAATGTTTTCTGCAGTACTTTTGATATGTGGGTCTTTGTGGATGTTCATATATTTCTTGAAAGTTATACACTTAGagggattattatatatatatatatatatatatatatatatatatgtattaatgtatatatatatatatatatatatatatatatgtatatatatatgtatgtgtatatgtatatatatgtatatgtatatgtatatgtatatatataaatatatatatatataaatatatatgtataaataaatatatatacacatatatacagagagagagagagagagagagagagagagagagagagagagagagagagagagagagagagagagagagagagagagagagagagagagagagtatataaacaatatatgtgtgtgtgtgtgtgtttatatataaatataaatatatatatatatgtatatgtatatgtatatgtatatgtatatgtatatgtatatgtatatgtatatgtatatgtatatgtatatgtatatgtatatgtatatgtatatgtatatgtatatgtatatatatatatatatatatatatatatatatatatatatatatttacatacaatacacatgaatatacatactgtatacataatgTTAGCATGATGCcccaaaaaattaataataatgataaaagaatatgtGATTTGCAACACGAAAATAtacaaatctgaagaaaaaaaacaattgagcATCGCTACTTCATTctcatattcatacaaatatgcaatgagaaatgtatataaaataaggaCTGCCCACACTTTGTAAGCCTCATACTGTTAACAATACGATTCTTTGGTGTAGATACAGTGAGTGTATAGAGGTTACTTGACTTTTCATGTTCTGATGCTCGTGGGCACTTCTTTAAAATCCGCTTTTAACTAAAGTACAAGGATATGCAAATGGcataaatataaaactataatatTATACAGGAATAATATAATCTCATGATTAACCAAATATTCCTTTGCACTTATCCATGAAGAgtcacattatatacacatttaaaggAAATACATCAGGAAAACAATATTGAGTTTTAAGAGAACATCAAAATGTCCactgaaaatatagatatactgacGATTAGATTTTGTATTAGAATTTATTGATCTACAATTGTTAGAAGGCTTAGATCtcatgaaacaaaataataaatcaatatgtttgtatgtttatattctatatatatgtacacacaaacacacacacacacacatatatatatatatatatatatataatgtgtgtgtgtgtgtgtgtgtgtgtgtatatatatatacatatatatatatacatatatatatatatatatatatatatatatatatatatatatatatatatatatacacacgcgcgcacacacacacacacacacacacacacacacacacacacacacacacacacacacacacacacacacacacacacacacacatatatacatacatacacacacatatatatatatatatatatatatatatatatatatatatatatatacgcatatatacatacacatatatataaatacacatatatttgcatatacacatatatgcctatatatacacaaatataataaatgcatttatatatatatatatatatatatatatatatatatatatatatatatatatatacacatatatgtacacatattatatatatatacacatttacacatacatatatacatatatatacacacatatacatatatatatttatatttataaataaatatgcatacacacaatatatatttaaataaataaataaataaatatatatatatatatttatatatatacatacatatatatacacatattatacatatatatatatataaatatatatacacatatatatacacataaatgtgtgtgtgtgtgtgtgtgtgtgtgtgtgtgtgtgtgtgtgtgtgtgtgtgtgtgtgtgtgtgtgtgtgtgtgtgtgtgtgtgtgtgcatgtttatgtatgtatgtatgtatgtatgtatgtatgtatgtatgtatgtatgtatgtatgtatgtatgtatgtatgtatgtatatatgtatatatgtatatatgtatatgtatatgtatgtgtatgtgtatgtgtatgtgtatgtgtacatgtacgtgtacgtgtatgtgtatgtgtacgtgtatgtgtatgtgcatgtgtgtgtgtgtgcatttgtgtgtgcatgtgtatgcatttgtatgcatgtgtgaacctgtctgtttgtgtgagccTACgcatgtctatctgtgtatgtatgtatgttctgtcTACATAGTTTCTAAAATTCTAATATAATATCCCACAATTATTCATATCTACACAAACTAAAAATGAACTCTACATGTGACTGGTGTAGAATATGTTTTCCCTTTGCAGTGGAAAGAGAATGTGCTCAAACACCCAAGAGTATGAAAAAGCCTACATCCTGCTTGAATGATGCATAGATTTCTAGCTTAAGATCCAAAGTGGAAGCAGGACTATATCCCATTGATATTACTCTAGGGCTGAAGAAATACTATGTGACAAGGCAAGTTACATTTAATATTTCTTGGAGAaaatcactctttttttttcagcatAATTACGCATGTCTCTTACATTGTTATGAGCACAGCGTTGCAACAAATTAAAGACGAGGTTCTGTAAAATCCATGCTTCCAAACTTAGTGTGTATTTTGTGACCTGCCCATTCAGGCAGAGAAGTGAACACTTTAAAAAATGTGTATTATTTGATGTTCATTTATTTGATGTGGCTTTTAGAGAGATACATGAACAGTAATTAGAAAACACTGACTGGAAATCTGAACATTACCCAGTTGTAGTAATATTtattagaaaaagaaacaaacttcacataaaaaataaataatatataaatcaatcaaatatatattatcatagtgTCTACCTATAAAATACAATGTCTAAAAATGCCAATACAATACAAGGGATATCCTCAACTATTCAAACTAATACTATGAGAGAATTCTGTACTAATTCTGAAACCAAATCTGTTATTCTTCTGCCTTCAGTTCACTGAAGTCTCAACGATCTTTGTGCTACACAAAGACAGAAATCACTTACACTCTTTAAAGAGACTACTGCCTGTGCTTATGAACAAAGtacacacttttacatatatCAGATTGCCTATTATGTAATGAAAGCACCTCCACATAATTTGTAACTGCATGACCTGATGAAGAGTATCACACAACTTTCTTAGAAGTGTCTTTTATCTTAAGAGATTACAATTCTTGTAGCTTACAAAAGTCTTAAACATTAACATTAAGTTTAATCTGAATTCCTTAAAATCATATGTAAATGCAGAATCAGGAAAAGTCAGCATGATACACTGTCCACTGAACCATGTATACCTTTAGCAAAATTGGATAGCAGGATACCATGGGTATATAAATGAAAGATCCACATTATGCCATTACAAACAGATTTTCTGTCCTTGAAATGCAAACATACTGCAAAATATCTGTGCACAAATAACCTTTAAAAGACACTGATTCTAAATTTATAAAGAGCATTAACTTGTGACCAGAGAAGTTACAACACATTTCTAAAGAACATGTATAAATCATATGACTAGATTATCAAATTCATTTTATCACACACTCATGAAGATACAAGTATATCCTGGTATACATCAAACCACCCGGATAAGGTACTAGATTAGGTGgaatgaccataataacaattTTGACAACAGTACTTTGCAAGTCAAAAATTACTGGGCTCTTCTAACTATGAAAGAAAATCTGGAATTGCCTAtccataacaacaatacaaaagaagaaaCTAGCTCAAATTTGCTGCATAGCCGATTTCACATGAGTTACATTTTTACTATGATGTATCAAATACAAAATCCATTCTAGGTAGTTGtataaaagatttttaaaaatcaatttcCTCACCTTCTTATCCAACAAAAGTTCTTACAGGCCAGAGCAAATGACAATAAAATCTAACAACTAAGAGAAAATCAGCAAAATCCTTTATCCCTCATTAAGAGAAATTGGAATCTAGTGAATCATCAATGGCCCAATCAACTTCTCCTTGCAGCCTATCACTCTTCCctcttataaaaataataatggaatcaGAAACAACTCAAATGACTTCTGAGGGCATCCAAACACACTTaacaaattatttaaaaaaaaaagggaatatgaatacatattaaaGTATCTTCCATCAAACTATAAAACAAAGGTACAGAAAGTATAAATTCCCAGGATACTATAGTCAAAATTCAAGTGCCCAGCATTTATCCATACAAGATTCATATATTGCAGATTCACACGCATACAATGAAAAAACATGCAAATGCAAACgataactcacacactcacaacacatcaCATACAGCCatagcatacaaacaaacatacatacatacatacatacatacacacaaccacacacatatcccACCATATAAAGACATAGTAGTTGGTACTACGCAATGGTACCATGTATGactgtgggggagggaagggggaattccAGTGGCTTTCAAATTACTAAATGTTGTTAGTTACCATTTCCTATGAGAATATTTATCATATCACAGCCCGATATCAGGAAAAATGATTGAAACCTTAAACATCCTTTGTGACAcatgacaaaaaggaaaatatatcttCTTCATGAAAGATATCCACCTACCTTATCACATTGTTActcacaaaaattataaaataaaaaaaaatacaccatctGAGTTTGTGCAATGTGCAAATAGGAATACTTGCAAGTGATGTCATACCCAAGTTAtaatgtaaatcaaagaaaaagatcACACAAAAGATCTCAAAATTTATAAACAACTAACCAACTCCAGAACTAAACAGATTATCCAGTAACATTTGTgcattacataaatatttatgtagcaCTATGGAATGAAGCGACTAATTACGGGACAGAAAAACTGTACTTCCCTAAGATTATAAACATGCAACAATATACAAACCAGTAAACATGACAGGAAAACCTTCATCAAAACCTCACATTTCCAGTCCTTGAGCATTCTCAAAAGAGTATAATGCAACACAGAAATCCCACAAGAAATGTGCATTTTAATAATGGCTTCCTCCTCTGACTTCTTAGAAAAATATTACAAACATACAACatattatcatgaaaatcataataatacatcATGGTATGATTAGAGGGAAGATCCAAGGTTTTGGCTAATTTAgcaatctaaaaaaataaatagataaatatagtaaaCAAAATGCTAAAGCTAAACTTGGTCATTTTATATAGGTACAATCAGTACCCTACTTCAGACAACTGACAACAGGAAACAAATAGCCCTAAAAATAACTTATTCCCAACACTGATGAGGTAATAATTAACACCAGTTTAGGgcaatcaataaattaataaacgaaaTCTATTAAATTGGCACAATAAGGACCAGAACACACCATTAGTTAAAATGAAGAGCATTGAAGAGCATTGCAAGCTGTTTATACCTGTTATGAGTCTAAAAAAGATTACAAGCATCCACTCTGCACACCCAGGATCATGAGTATATtattagcaataacgataatcataagcATAGTTTCTGTAAATAATCTGCTCTTCTCTTTACTTCCATATATGaccaattaagaaaaataaatatataaaccatttctatatcatcatccttttaacTGATGCTTTAAATGGTATCAAATATTTTTAACAAAACATTGCCACACTCCCCCACCCTCCGTATTCAGCTACGTCGTTGACGAAGATATCCATCGCGAACAACAAGCAAATTCTGAGCGAGGCTCCCTCGTTGGTGGCAGAGTAACATTTGACACATCTTGTGGGGACAAGTCTCCTACCTTGCTATCCTGttgaaataaaagttaaaaaattgATGGGTGTTCATATTATAATCAGCCAGAAAATATTcactatcaccatttttattttccaaacaaatgaatgcatatacaccAAATACAGAGCTACTGAAATCTGTACTTCTGGGTGCTATAAACCAATCAGCCAGAAATGTATTTTATAGAAATGAAAACTCTCACCAAGGATTAAAAAAGACTGCAATCCATGATTATAGATAAGAAGGAAACTCAAGAAAAGGAATTAAGTACCAGACAAACATGCAATTTCAGTTTTGTTTACATTCTGCTGATCATGTTGAAATAATAGAACCTTTTCTGATTTTAATCATGGTACtatgaaaaggaaaagcaagaaacTTTGTTATCATGCTTTGTCTCACTGGTCCTGAGATACCAAGAATTCTAATCAACCAATAACATTCCTTAGAAATTGGAATTAGGTAagagcaaacaaatacacacagacacataaacagactcatatacatataaacacacaaagaaacaaagaaacagagacacacacacacagagagacacacacacacagagagacacacacagagagagacacacacacacagagagagagacacacacacacacagagacacacacacacacacacacacacacacacacacacacacacacacacacacacacacacacacacacacacacacacacacacacacagataagttcTATATGGCTCTtatcgtgcaaaaaaaaaaaaaaaatgtatttatgcttcagtgtgaatgtgtgtgaaatgTTACATAACAATTTCTTGGCCTACTTACCTAGAATCTTTAGTTATATAAACTTTCTATTGGTGCTAGCTAGGGTTAATCATTTCATTTCATGCTAAAATTTCAAGATGCATAAACTCAATTCCATGCTGACCTATTAGTGAATGATACACATTTACCCTTTCACTATAACAAACATATCTTTATGATCATGAGATTGTGTGCCTTGTAAAAAACATTATGTATTCTTATAGTTttaaagtatgcatatatgtatcattcAGAGTATGTACCCAACACTTATCAGTCATTAGTTATCCTCTGAAGATCAATATAATACATCATTCTTTGTTCTTTGATACATAGTTTCCTGTCAAATTAAAGAACTTGTAATAGTGAACCTAATCCCTAATATCCCCCCTCCCGGCGGCTGAAGAATGTCTGTTAATCTGTGGTTACCTGACGCTAGGTCTTGACTTTCAACAGCTGGATATATCCCAGCCACAAGTAAACTCAAAGTGTGCTAAACTAAAGGTTGTAATGTGTGAGAAGTTTTTGACTGTGTTGCAGTACGGAAAAACTAGTGCAGGCAAAACTGgggcaggaagaaggggaggaggtgacaGGTTATTTTACAAAGTAAAATAATCCCATCATCTACCAGTTCAATAGATTTTGagatctgttatatatatgtatgtatatatgtgtatatatgtatatttattcctttCAGTTAGTCTACAAATGTTGAAATTAATTATAATGTAAAGTTGAAGGTTTACTTCCCTGCATTGGTTTGTATAGTGAAAGGGTTAATGCATATCAATTTTTCAGGCAATCAGCATTAATCAAACATTCAATTTAGACACACATACTGATGCTTACCTTGTCAAAGTGTCCACTACGAACAAGCTGCATTGATATAAGTGTGAAAGAGCATTAATTACGCACTCATTACCATATCACCAAGTATATCTTGTCATCACTAAAAAATACTACTGTTACTCCTTCCATATCCTTAATATTTTGAGTTCTAACTTAAATCCAACAGTGTTTTCTAATAAATACATAACTGTTTTTTGTCTATAGCATCTACATATATTAAGTGCATCGACTCATATACAtaagaacatgtatatatgtaagtgtgtgtgggggggcagggggaattTACGTATAATGAGTGCATCGCTTCATCTAGAAAAgaacgtacgtgtgtatgtacgtatgtatgtatgtatgtatgtatgtatgtatgtatgtatgtgtgtgtgtatgtgtgtatgtgtgtatgtgtagtatgtgtgtgtgtgttgtgtgtgtgtgtgtgtgtgtgtgttgtgttgttgtatgtatgtatgtatgtatgtatgtatgtatgtatgtatgtatgtatgtatgtatgtatgattgtatgtagtatgtatgttgtatgtatgtgtgtatgtatggtgtgtatgtatgtgtgtgaatgcatgggtgtgtatgcatttgtgtgtatgcatgtgtgtgtatgcatgtgtgtgtatgcatgtgtgttgtgtgtgtgcgtgtgtgtgtgcgtgtgtgtgtgcgtgtgtgtgtgcgtgtgtgtgtgcgtgtggagtgtgcgtgtgagtgtgcgtgtgagtgtgcgtgtgagtgtgcgtgtgagtgtgcgtgtgtgtgcgtgcgtgtgcgagtcgtgtgctgtgtgcttgtgtgtggcgtgtgtgtgtgtgccgtgtgtgtttgtgttcgtgtgtgtgtgtgtttcgtgtgtgtgtgtgtgtggtgtgttgtggtgtgtgtggtgtgtgtgtgtgtgtgtgtggtgtgtgtgtgcgtgtgtgtgtgctggtgtgtgtgtgtgctgtgtgtgtgttgtgtgtgttgtgtgtgtgtgtgtgtgtgtgtgtgttgtgtgtgtgtgttgtgtgttgtgtgtctgtgtgttgtgtgttgtgtgtgtgttgtgtgtgtgtgttgtgtgtgtgtgtctgtgtgtgtgtgttgtgtatgtgtgtgtgtctgtgtgtgtgtgtgtgtgtgtggggtgtgttgtgtgtgtgtgtgtgtgttgtgtgtgtgtgtgtgtttgtgtgtgtgtgtgtgtgttgtgtatgtgttgttgttgtgtgttgtatgtgttgtgtatgtgttgtgtatgtgtgtgtgtatgttgtatggttgagttgtgttgtgtatgtgtattgtgtatgtgttgtgtgttgtgtgtgtgtgtgactgcagtgtgtgtgcggtgtgtgtgtgtagttgtgcgtgggtgtgtgtgcgtgtgcatgtgcgtgtgtgcgtgcgtgtgtgtgtgtgtgtgtgtgtgtgtgtgtgtgtgtgtgtgtgtgtgtgtgtgtgtgtgtgtgtgtgtgtgtgtgtgtgtgtgtgtgtgtgtgtgcgcaagcgtGTGCACATGAACAGTTAAAACATAGTGACACAcgttacataaacatgtatatacaaatgttcacatatgcacaaacacatgtatgcccaatatatacatatacagtacatacatcatgtatacatgtattcatatataaatataaatataaacataaatatatatatatca is from Penaeus chinensis breed Huanghai No. 1 chromosome 36, ASM1920278v2, whole genome shotgun sequence and encodes:
- the LOC125045029 gene encoding mucin-2-like; this translates as MWASIILASLVAVSSGIPQYPSPPPPPYIAPAPACDPVTVTETTTEYGEVVETTAVPVYTTNTLYETEVITQFETVVETDFVTETETIYQTETETEVIPTTIVDTQTTYQTVFETETEQTYITETETSVQKQYKTVCPNNSYVSY